In the Astatotilapia calliptera chromosome 5, fAstCal1.2, whole genome shotgun sequence genome, one interval contains:
- the kif21b gene encoding kinesin-like protein KIF21B isoform X7 — protein sequence MGSQGDCCVKVALRIRPQMAKEKIEGCHVCTLVTPGEPQVLLGKDKAFTYDFVFDIDSEQPHIYQNCVYKLIEGCFEGYNATVFAYGQTGSGKTYTMGTGFDVSLSPQEQGIIPRAVHQLFEGIQARRMRAQEAGTQPPDFKVSAQFLELYNEEILDLFDGTRDPESRGRKSAIKIHEDASGSIYTTGVTSRLVHSEDELLQCLKLGALSRTTASTQMNAQSSRSHAIFTIHLCQMRVCQQQMQNGGGGQNGELNGGVESGPISQPEYETLMAKFHFVDLAGSERLKRTGATGDRAREGISINCGLLALGNVISALGDQTKKGGHVPYRDSKLTRLLQDSLGGNSRTVMIACVSPSDRDFMETLNTLKYANRARNIKNKVMVNQDKTSQQISALRAEIARLQMELMEYKAGKRVACEEGSEGYSDLYQENTMLQRENDTLRLRVKAMQETIDHLNSRVTHLLANEVSTLLAKSSEGNEEIGTLIQNYIREVEELRTKLLESESMNESLRRQVGRLSSRSPFPTSTLSPAPGHPPGSSPAPMSMEAEMTDVLRRAKLDIERLKKKERRQRRMSPELEKGLKKRVKLHTQENGQGGENGQGGEIDSDENYTEDIMSPLQEENGCDDEEGEDEEEGREEEDDFDSDESLVDSDSDSDEKANFQADLADLTCEIEIKQKLIDELENSQRRLLMLKLQYEEKLILLQNKIRDTQLERDRVLQNLMTMENYTEEKANRIKQEYEKRLKEMNRDLLKLQTAQKEHARLLKNQGRYERELKKLQGEVNEMKKAKVALMKQMKEEQQRRRMVEAKRNREIAQLKKEQRRQEYQIRALESQKRQQELVLRRKTQEVTALRRLAKPMSDRVAGRVARWNQTPPVTDSGAELSASTTASSSEPETARTVSGLVRQWNNKNSVYGYLGESEGSMDGTRVIGSRKKLPRKPAGLGNSGAAGRTSSISKSARQKWQALERRITDIVMQRMTIANMEADMDRLIKKREELTAQQEALSHKREVLMADGEGPEAEDRLLQEINEDIEVLNANIDYINDSLSDCQATIVQIEETKDELDSVDTSVVISSCSLSEARHLLDHFLKASIDKSLQVAQKEAQIRLLEGQLRQTDVIGSSHNHMILDALREKAECIPELQALIHNVQQENGYASTDEEPSEFSQASDSSVSQMKESNSQDDFKTKLQQMEPRLSAQMKAVSAEYLGPILDPSSGSKPQHITKSLASLTDIQEDGLSLAPGSLGLSLALRDTYHRDRVSRTISLPVRGHTLPTDGYTPPSSPPLRTRNDRNVFSRLTSNQTQGSALDKSDDSDSSLSEVLRGVISPIGGVKGGRTAPLQCVSVAEGHSKPVLCVDATDELLFTGSKDRTCKMWNLVTGQEIVTLKGHPNNVVSVKYCPSSCLVFSVSTSYIKVWDIRDAAKCVRTLTSSGQVVSGDACAGTTTRTITFAQGECQINQIALNPSGSVLYAAAGNTVRIWDLNRMQAMGKLTGHIGSVMCLTVGQSLLGKDQVITGSKDHYVKVFDVAEGTLGNVGPAHNFEPPHYDGIECLAVQGDVLFSGSRDNGIKKWELEQQELTQQIPNAHKDWVCALAYVPGRPMLLSGCRGGMLKVWNVDNFTPIGEIRGHESPINAICTNSRQIFTASSDCRVKLWNYVPGLTPCLPRRVLAIKGRATSLP from the exons GATTCGCCCTCAGATGGCCAAAGAGAAGATAGAAGGCTGCCACGTGTGCACGTTGGTCACACCCGGAGAGCCTCAAGTCCTCCTGGGAAAGGACAAGGCCTTCACCTATGACTTTGTGTTCGACATTGACTCAGAGCAGCCCCACATCTACCAGAACTGCGTGTACAAGCTCATCGAGGGCTGCTTCGAGGGCTACAACGCCACCGTGTTCGCTTACGGTCAG ACGGGCTCAGGGAAGACGTACACCATGGGGACGGGTTTCGATGTAAGCCTGAGCCCACAGGAGCAGGGCATAATCCCGCGGGCTGTTCATCAGCTGTTTGAGGGAATCCAGGCCAGGAGGATGCGCGCCCAGGAGGCCGGCACCCAGCCACCGGACTTTAAAGTCAGCGCCCAGTTCCTGGAG CTGTACAATGAAGAGATCTTGGACTTGTTCGATGGAACCAGAGATCCAGAGAGTCGCGGTAGGAAGTCCGCCATAAAGATCCACGAGGACGCCAGTGGCAGCATCTACACCACGGGAGTCACTTCCAGATTGGTGCACTCAGAGGACGAG ctgCTTCAGTGCCTGAAACTCGGCGCTCTGTCCCGCACCACTGCCAGCACTCAGATGAACGCCCAGAGCTCCCGCTCGCACGCCATCTTCACCATCCACCTCTGTCAGATGCGAGTCTGTCAGCAGCAAATG CAGAACGGTGGAGGAGGGCAGAATGGAGAGCTGAACGGTGGTGTGGAGTCTGGCCCGATCTCCCAGCCAGAGTATGAGACACTGATGGCCAAGTTTCACTTCGTGGACCTGGCTGGCTCCGAGAGGCTGAAACGCACAGGCGCTACAGGAGACAGAGCCCGCGAGGGAATCTCTATTAATTGTGGACTT CTGGCTCTGGGAAATGTGATCAGTGCTTTAGGCGATCAGACCAAGAAGGGCGGACACGTCCCATACCGAGACTCCAAACTTACCCGACTGCTTCAGGACTCGCTGGGAGGGAACAG tCGTACGGTCATGATCGCCTGCGTCAGCCCGTCAGACCGGGACTtcatggagacgctgaacacgCTGAAGTACGCCAATCGCGCCCGAAACATCAAGAACAAGGTGATGGTGAACCAAGACAAGACGAGCCAGCAGATCAGCGCCCTGCGCGCCGAGATAGCCCGACTTCAGATGGAGCTGATGGAGTACAAGGCG GGGAAGCGTGTAGCCTGTGAGGAAGGGTCAGAGGGCTACAGTGACCTGTACCAGGAGAACACCATGTTGCAGAGAGAAAATGACACCCTGCGTCTCAGGGTGAAAGCAATGCAGGAGACCATCGACCACCTCAACTCACGCGTAACACATCTGCTGGCCAATGAGGTCAGCACTCTGCTCGCCAAGTCAA GCGAGGGCAACGAGGAGATCGGGACTCTAATACAGAACTATATCCGAGAGGTTGAAGAACTCAG AACCAAACTTCTCGAGAGCGAGTCCATGAACGAGTCGTTACGGCGACAAGTGGGCCGGCTCTCCTCCCGTTCCCCGTTCCCCACCTCCACTCTCAGCCCCGCCCCCGGTCACCCCCCGGGTTCTTCGCCTGCTCCCATGTCTATGGAGGCGGAGATGACGGACGTGCTACGCCGGGCCAAGCTGGATATCGAgagactgaagaagaaagagaggaggcagaggaggatgaG CCCAGAGTTGGAGAAAGGTCTGAAGAAACGAGTAAAGCTGCACACTCAGGAGAACGGGCAGGGCGGGGAGAACGGGCAGGGCGGAGAGATCGATTCAGATGAGAATTACACCGAG GACATCATGTCTCCACTGCAGGAGGAGAATGGCTGCGATGACGAGGAGGGGGAGGACGAAGAGGAGGGtagggaggaagaggatgacTTTGACAGTGATGAGAGCCTGGTGGATTCGGACTCAGACTCGGATGAGAAAG CCAACTTCCAGGCGGACCTGGCAGACCTGACCTGCGAGATTGAGATCAAGCAGAAGCTGATAGATGAGCTGGAGAACAGCCAGCGGAGGCTGCTGATGCTAAAGCTGCAGTACGAGGAGAAGCTCATCCTGCTGCAAAACAAGATCAGAGACACGCAGCTGGAGAGAGACCGCGTGCTACAGAACCTCA TGACCATGGAGAACTACACGGAGGAGAAGGCCAACCGGATCAAGCAGGAGTACGAAAAACGCCTCAAGGAGATGAATCGCGACCTGCTTAAGCTACAGACGGCACAGAAGGAGCACGCACGCCTCCTCAAGAACCAGGGGAGGTATGAACGGGAGCTGAAGAAGCTCCAGGGCGAGGTCAACGAGATGAAGAAGGCCAAG GTGGCGCTGATGAAGCAGATGAaggaggagcagcagaggaggaggatggtagAGGCGAAGAGAAACCGTGAGATAGCCCAGCTAAAGAAGGAGCAGCGCCGGCAAGAG tACCAGATTCGTGCGCTGGAGTCTCAGAAGCGGCAGCAGGAGCTGGTGCTGCGCAGGAAGACTCAGGAGGTGACCGCCCTGCGGCGCCTGGCCAAACCTATGTCAGATCGAGTGGCTGGACGAGTGGCCCGCTGGAACCAGACTCCCCCGGTTACGGACTCTGGAGCTGAGTTATCAGCGAGCACCACGGCGAGCAGCTCTGAGCCCGAGACTGCGAGGACCGTAAGCGGACTGGTGCGGCAGTGGAACAACAAGAACAGCGTGTACGGATATCTGGGAGAGAGCGAAGGCAGCATGGACGGAACACGCGTCATCGG CAGTAGAAAGAAGTTGCCGCGTAAGCCAGCCGGCCTGGGCAACAGTGGAGCTGCAGGCAGAACCAGCAGCATTTCAAAGTCTGCACGTCAGAAGTGGCAAGCTCTCGAGCGTCGAATCACGGACATCGTCATGCAGAGAATGACCATTGCAAACATGGAAGCCGACATGGATCGCCTTATCAAG AAGCGAGAAGAGCTGACGGCCCAACAGGAAGCGCTCTCACATAAGAGAGAGGTGCTGATGGCGGACGGGGAGGGGCCAGAAGCTGAGGACCGCCTCCTTCAGGAAATTAACGAGGATATTGAGGTGCTGAACGCCAATATAGACTACATCAACGACAGCTTGTCTGACTGCCAGGCCACCATTGTACAGATAGAGGAGACCAAG GATGAGCTGGACTCAGTGGACACCTCAGTGGTGATCAGTTCATGCTCCTTGTCTGAAGCACGCCACCTGCTGGATCACTTCCTAAAGGCTTCCATAGACAAG AGTTTGCAGGTGGCTCAGAAGGAGGCTCAAATCAGACTGCTCGAAGGCCAGCTGAGACAGACAGATGTGATTGGCTCGTCCCACAATCACATGATCCTCGATGCCCTAAGAGAAAAGGCTGAGTGCATCCCCGAGCTCCAGGCTCTCATCCACAACGTACAGCAGG AGAATGGTTATGCAAGCACAGATGAGGAGCCCTCTGAATTCAGCCAAGCCTCCGACAGCAG CGTGTCTCAGATGAAAGAATCGAACAGCCAAGATGActtcaaaacaaaattacagCAG ATGGAGCCCCGTCTCTCAGCTCAGATGAAGGCGGTGTCAGCAGAGTACCTCGGTCCAATCCTGGACCCCTCATCCGGCAGCAAACCGCAGCACATCACCAAGTCTCTGGCTTCACTGACGGACATCCAGGAGGACGGCCTGAGTCTTGCTCCAGGGAGCCTTGGGCTCAGCCTGGCATTAAGAGACACGTATCACAGGGACCGGGTATCCCGCACCATCAGCTTGCCTGTGAGGGGTCACACCTT GCCGACTGATGGCTAcactcccccctcctcccctcctctgaGGACCAGGAACGACCGCAACGTCTTCTCGAGGCTCACCAGCAACCAAACCCAAGGTTCTGCTCTGGACAA GTCGGATGACAGCGACTCCTCGCTCTCAGAGGTGCTCAG GGGTGTGATCAGTCCCATCGGAGGTGTGAAGGGGGGTCGAACTGCACCCCTGCAATGTGTTTCTGTAGCCGAGGGCCACTCAAAGCCAGTGCTGTGTGTGGACGCTACAGATGAGCTGCTCTTCACTGGATCTAAAG ATCGCACCTGCAAGATGTGGAACCTGGTAACAGGTCAGGAGATCGTCACCCTCAAAGGCCACCCAAACAATGTGGTGTCTGTCAAATACTGCCCCTCCTCCTGTCTGGTGTTCTCTGTGTCCACCTCCTACATCAAGGTGTGGGACATCCGCGACGCGGCCAAGTGCGTCCGGACGCTCAC CTCCTCAGGGCAGGTGGTTTCAGGTGATGCGTGCGCCGGCACCACCACCCGCACAATTACCTTTGCTCAGGGCGAGTGTCAGATCAACCAGATAGCTCTCAACCCGTCAGGATCAGTGCTCTATGCTGCTGCTGGAAACACTGTTCGCATCTGGGACCTCAACAG GATGCAAGCGATGGGGAAGCTGACAGGTCACATCGGCTCTGTCATGTGTCTCACTGTGGGGCAGTCTCTGCTGGGCAAAGATCAAGTAATCACTGGCTCCAAAGATCATTATGTCAAG GTGTTTGACGTGGCAGAGGGAACTCTGGGAAACGTAGGTCCAGCTCATAACTTTGAGCCTCCACATTATGACGGCATCGAGTGTTTGGCTGTGCAGGGAGACGTGCTGTTCAGTGGATCGAGAGACAACGGCATCAAGAAATGGGAACTGGAGCAACAGGAGCTCACACAG CAAATCCCAAACGCCCACAAGGACTGGGTGTGTGCTCTTGCATATGTACCAGGAAGGCCCATGTTGCTGAGCGGCTGCCGCGGCGGCATGCTGAAAGTGTGGAACGTCGACAACTTCACTCCCATTGGAGAGATCAGAGGTCACGAGAGCCCCATTAATGCCATATGTACCAACTCAAGACAGATCTTTACTGCTTCCAg TGACTGCAGGGTGAAGCTGTGGAACTATGTGCCAGGCTTGACCCCGTGTCTTCCTCGACGGGTCCTGGCCATCAAGGGCCGAGCCACCAGCCTCCCATGA
- the kif21b gene encoding kinesin-like protein KIF21B isoform X1 yields the protein MGSQGDCCVKVALRIRPQMAKEKIEGCHVCTLVTPGEPQVLLGKDKAFTYDFVFDIDSEQPHIYQNCVYKLIEGCFEGYNATVFAYGQTGSGKTYTMGTGFDVSLSPQEQGIIPRAVHQLFEGIQARRMRAQEAGTQPPDFKVSAQFLELYNEEILDLFDGTRDPESRGRKSAIKIHEDASGSIYTTGVTSRLVHSEDELLQCLKLGALSRTTASTQMNAQSSRSHAIFTIHLCQMRVCQQQMQNGGGGQNGELNGGVESGPISQPEYETLMAKFHFVDLAGSERLKRTGATGDRAREGISINCGLLALGNVISALGDQTKKGGHVPYRDSKLTRLLQDSLGGNSRTVMIACVSPSDRDFMETLNTLKYANRARNIKNKVMVNQDKTSQQISALRAEIARLQMELMEYKAGKRVACEEGSEGYSDLYQENTMLQRENDTLRLRVKAMQETIDHLNSRVTHLLANEVSTLLAKSSEGNEEIGTLIQNYIREVEELRTKLLESESMNESLRRQVGRLSSRSPFPTSTLSPAPGHPPGSSPAPMSMEAEMTDVLRRAKLDIERLKKKERRQRRMSPELEKGLKKRVKLHTQENGQGGENGQGGEIDSDENYTEDIMSPLQEENGCDDEEGEDEEEGREEEDDFDSDESLVDSDSDSDEKANFQADLADLTCEIEIKQKLIDELENSQRRLLMLKLQYEEKLILLQNKIRDTQLERDRVLQNLMTMENYTEEKANRIKQEYEKRLKEMNRDLLKLQTAQKEHARLLKNQGRYERELKKLQGEVNEMKKAKVALMKQMKEEQQRRRMVEAKRNREIAQLKKEQRRQEYQIRALESQKRQQELVLRRKTQEVTALRRLAKPMSDRVAGRVARWNQTPPVTDSGAELSASTTASSSEPETARTVSGLVRQWNNKNSVYGYLGESEGSMDGTRVIGSRKKLPRKPAGLGNSGAAGRTSSISKSARQKWQALERRITDIVMQRMTIANMEADMDRLIKKREELTAQQEALSHKREVLMADGEGPEAEDRLLQEINEDIEVLNANIDYINDSLSDCQATIVQIEETKDELDSVDTSVVISSCSLSEARHLLDHFLKASIDKSLQVAQKEAQIRLLEGQLRQTDVIGSSHNHMILDALREKAECIPELQALIHNVQQENGYASTDEEPSEFSQASDSSVSQMKESNSQDDFKTKLQQMEPRLSAQMKAVSAEYLGPILDPSSGSKPQHITKSLASLTDIQEDGLSLAPGSLGLSLALRDTYHRDRVSRTISLPVRGHTFPRQSRGYDTSPLTRRKSYDRAYRPTDGYTPPSSPPLRTRNDRNVFSRLTSNQTQGSALDKSDDSDSSLSEVLRGVISPIGGVKGGRTAPLQCVSVAEGHSKPVLCVDATDELLFTGSKDRTCKMWNLVTGQEIVTLKGHPNNVVSVKYCPSSCLVFSVSTSYIKVWDIRDAAKCVRTLTSSGQVVSGDACAGTTTRTITFAQGECQINQIALNPSGSVLYAAAGNTVRIWDLNRMQAMGKLTGHIGSVMCLTVGQSLLGKDQVITGSKDHYVKVFDVAEGTLGNVGPAHNFEPPHYDGIECLAVQGDVLFSGSRDNGIKKWELEQQELTQQIPNAHKDWVCALAYVPGRPMLLSGCRGGMLKVWNVDNFTPIGEIRGHESPINAICTNSRQIFTASSDCRVKLWNYVPGLTPCLPRRVLAIKGRATSLP from the exons GATTCGCCCTCAGATGGCCAAAGAGAAGATAGAAGGCTGCCACGTGTGCACGTTGGTCACACCCGGAGAGCCTCAAGTCCTCCTGGGAAAGGACAAGGCCTTCACCTATGACTTTGTGTTCGACATTGACTCAGAGCAGCCCCACATCTACCAGAACTGCGTGTACAAGCTCATCGAGGGCTGCTTCGAGGGCTACAACGCCACCGTGTTCGCTTACGGTCAG ACGGGCTCAGGGAAGACGTACACCATGGGGACGGGTTTCGATGTAAGCCTGAGCCCACAGGAGCAGGGCATAATCCCGCGGGCTGTTCATCAGCTGTTTGAGGGAATCCAGGCCAGGAGGATGCGCGCCCAGGAGGCCGGCACCCAGCCACCGGACTTTAAAGTCAGCGCCCAGTTCCTGGAG CTGTACAATGAAGAGATCTTGGACTTGTTCGATGGAACCAGAGATCCAGAGAGTCGCGGTAGGAAGTCCGCCATAAAGATCCACGAGGACGCCAGTGGCAGCATCTACACCACGGGAGTCACTTCCAGATTGGTGCACTCAGAGGACGAG ctgCTTCAGTGCCTGAAACTCGGCGCTCTGTCCCGCACCACTGCCAGCACTCAGATGAACGCCCAGAGCTCCCGCTCGCACGCCATCTTCACCATCCACCTCTGTCAGATGCGAGTCTGTCAGCAGCAAATG CAGAACGGTGGAGGAGGGCAGAATGGAGAGCTGAACGGTGGTGTGGAGTCTGGCCCGATCTCCCAGCCAGAGTATGAGACACTGATGGCCAAGTTTCACTTCGTGGACCTGGCTGGCTCCGAGAGGCTGAAACGCACAGGCGCTACAGGAGACAGAGCCCGCGAGGGAATCTCTATTAATTGTGGACTT CTGGCTCTGGGAAATGTGATCAGTGCTTTAGGCGATCAGACCAAGAAGGGCGGACACGTCCCATACCGAGACTCCAAACTTACCCGACTGCTTCAGGACTCGCTGGGAGGGAACAG tCGTACGGTCATGATCGCCTGCGTCAGCCCGTCAGACCGGGACTtcatggagacgctgaacacgCTGAAGTACGCCAATCGCGCCCGAAACATCAAGAACAAGGTGATGGTGAACCAAGACAAGACGAGCCAGCAGATCAGCGCCCTGCGCGCCGAGATAGCCCGACTTCAGATGGAGCTGATGGAGTACAAGGCG GGGAAGCGTGTAGCCTGTGAGGAAGGGTCAGAGGGCTACAGTGACCTGTACCAGGAGAACACCATGTTGCAGAGAGAAAATGACACCCTGCGTCTCAGGGTGAAAGCAATGCAGGAGACCATCGACCACCTCAACTCACGCGTAACACATCTGCTGGCCAATGAGGTCAGCACTCTGCTCGCCAAGTCAA GCGAGGGCAACGAGGAGATCGGGACTCTAATACAGAACTATATCCGAGAGGTTGAAGAACTCAG AACCAAACTTCTCGAGAGCGAGTCCATGAACGAGTCGTTACGGCGACAAGTGGGCCGGCTCTCCTCCCGTTCCCCGTTCCCCACCTCCACTCTCAGCCCCGCCCCCGGTCACCCCCCGGGTTCTTCGCCTGCTCCCATGTCTATGGAGGCGGAGATGACGGACGTGCTACGCCGGGCCAAGCTGGATATCGAgagactgaagaagaaagagaggaggcagaggaggatgaG CCCAGAGTTGGAGAAAGGTCTGAAGAAACGAGTAAAGCTGCACACTCAGGAGAACGGGCAGGGCGGGGAGAACGGGCAGGGCGGAGAGATCGATTCAGATGAGAATTACACCGAG GACATCATGTCTCCACTGCAGGAGGAGAATGGCTGCGATGACGAGGAGGGGGAGGACGAAGAGGAGGGtagggaggaagaggatgacTTTGACAGTGATGAGAGCCTGGTGGATTCGGACTCAGACTCGGATGAGAAAG CCAACTTCCAGGCGGACCTGGCAGACCTGACCTGCGAGATTGAGATCAAGCAGAAGCTGATAGATGAGCTGGAGAACAGCCAGCGGAGGCTGCTGATGCTAAAGCTGCAGTACGAGGAGAAGCTCATCCTGCTGCAAAACAAGATCAGAGACACGCAGCTGGAGAGAGACCGCGTGCTACAGAACCTCA TGACCATGGAGAACTACACGGAGGAGAAGGCCAACCGGATCAAGCAGGAGTACGAAAAACGCCTCAAGGAGATGAATCGCGACCTGCTTAAGCTACAGACGGCACAGAAGGAGCACGCACGCCTCCTCAAGAACCAGGGGAGGTATGAACGGGAGCTGAAGAAGCTCCAGGGCGAGGTCAACGAGATGAAGAAGGCCAAG GTGGCGCTGATGAAGCAGATGAaggaggagcagcagaggaggaggatggtagAGGCGAAGAGAAACCGTGAGATAGCCCAGCTAAAGAAGGAGCAGCGCCGGCAAGAG tACCAGATTCGTGCGCTGGAGTCTCAGAAGCGGCAGCAGGAGCTGGTGCTGCGCAGGAAGACTCAGGAGGTGACCGCCCTGCGGCGCCTGGCCAAACCTATGTCAGATCGAGTGGCTGGACGAGTGGCCCGCTGGAACCAGACTCCCCCGGTTACGGACTCTGGAGCTGAGTTATCAGCGAGCACCACGGCGAGCAGCTCTGAGCCCGAGACTGCGAGGACCGTAAGCGGACTGGTGCGGCAGTGGAACAACAAGAACAGCGTGTACGGATATCTGGGAGAGAGCGAAGGCAGCATGGACGGAACACGCGTCATCGG CAGTAGAAAGAAGTTGCCGCGTAAGCCAGCCGGCCTGGGCAACAGTGGAGCTGCAGGCAGAACCAGCAGCATTTCAAAGTCTGCACGTCAGAAGTGGCAAGCTCTCGAGCGTCGAATCACGGACATCGTCATGCAGAGAATGACCATTGCAAACATGGAAGCCGACATGGATCGCCTTATCAAG AAGCGAGAAGAGCTGACGGCCCAACAGGAAGCGCTCTCACATAAGAGAGAGGTGCTGATGGCGGACGGGGAGGGGCCAGAAGCTGAGGACCGCCTCCTTCAGGAAATTAACGAGGATATTGAGGTGCTGAACGCCAATATAGACTACATCAACGACAGCTTGTCTGACTGCCAGGCCACCATTGTACAGATAGAGGAGACCAAG GATGAGCTGGACTCAGTGGACACCTCAGTGGTGATCAGTTCATGCTCCTTGTCTGAAGCACGCCACCTGCTGGATCACTTCCTAAAGGCTTCCATAGACAAG AGTTTGCAGGTGGCTCAGAAGGAGGCTCAAATCAGACTGCTCGAAGGCCAGCTGAGACAGACAGATGTGATTGGCTCGTCCCACAATCACATGATCCTCGATGCCCTAAGAGAAAAGGCTGAGTGCATCCCCGAGCTCCAGGCTCTCATCCACAACGTACAGCAGG AGAATGGTTATGCAAGCACAGATGAGGAGCCCTCTGAATTCAGCCAAGCCTCCGACAGCAG CGTGTCTCAGATGAAAGAATCGAACAGCCAAGATGActtcaaaacaaaattacagCAG ATGGAGCCCCGTCTCTCAGCTCAGATGAAGGCGGTGTCAGCAGAGTACCTCGGTCCAATCCTGGACCCCTCATCCGGCAGCAAACCGCAGCACATCACCAAGTCTCTGGCTTCACTGACGGACATCCAGGAGGACGGCCTGAGTCTTGCTCCAGGGAGCCTTGGGCTCAGCCTGGCATTAAGAGACACGTATCACAGGGACCGGGTATCCCGCACCATCAGCTTGCCTGTGAGGGGTCACACCTT tcccAGGCAGTCTCGGGGCTATGACACTTCCCCCCTAACCAGAAGGAAATCTTACGACCGTGCGTACAG GCCGACTGATGGCTAcactcccccctcctcccctcctctgaGGACCAGGAACGACCGCAACGTCTTCTCGAGGCTCACCAGCAACCAAACCCAAGGTTCTGCTCTGGACAA GTCGGATGACAGCGACTCCTCGCTCTCAGAGGTGCTCAG GGGTGTGATCAGTCCCATCGGAGGTGTGAAGGGGGGTCGAACTGCACCCCTGCAATGTGTTTCTGTAGCCGAGGGCCACTCAAAGCCAGTGCTGTGTGTGGACGCTACAGATGAGCTGCTCTTCACTGGATCTAAAG ATCGCACCTGCAAGATGTGGAACCTGGTAACAGGTCAGGAGATCGTCACCCTCAAAGGCCACCCAAACAATGTGGTGTCTGTCAAATACTGCCCCTCCTCCTGTCTGGTGTTCTCTGTGTCCACCTCCTACATCAAGGTGTGGGACATCCGCGACGCGGCCAAGTGCGTCCGGACGCTCAC CTCCTCAGGGCAGGTGGTTTCAGGTGATGCGTGCGCCGGCACCACCACCCGCACAATTACCTTTGCTCAGGGCGAGTGTCAGATCAACCAGATAGCTCTCAACCCGTCAGGATCAGTGCTCTATGCTGCTGCTGGAAACACTGTTCGCATCTGGGACCTCAACAG GATGCAAGCGATGGGGAAGCTGACAGGTCACATCGGCTCTGTCATGTGTCTCACTGTGGGGCAGTCTCTGCTGGGCAAAGATCAAGTAATCACTGGCTCCAAAGATCATTATGTCAAG GTGTTTGACGTGGCAGAGGGAACTCTGGGAAACGTAGGTCCAGCTCATAACTTTGAGCCTCCACATTATGACGGCATCGAGTGTTTGGCTGTGCAGGGAGACGTGCTGTTCAGTGGATCGAGAGACAACGGCATCAAGAAATGGGAACTGGAGCAACAGGAGCTCACACAG CAAATCCCAAACGCCCACAAGGACTGGGTGTGTGCTCTTGCATATGTACCAGGAAGGCCCATGTTGCTGAGCGGCTGCCGCGGCGGCATGCTGAAAGTGTGGAACGTCGACAACTTCACTCCCATTGGAGAGATCAGAGGTCACGAGAGCCCCATTAATGCCATATGTACCAACTCAAGACAGATCTTTACTGCTTCCAg TGACTGCAGGGTGAAGCTGTGGAACTATGTGCCAGGCTTGACCCCGTGTCTTCCTCGACGGGTCCTGGCCATCAAGGGCCGAGCCACCAGCCTCCCATGA